The Balearica regulorum gibbericeps isolate bBalReg1 chromosome W, bBalReg1.pri, whole genome shotgun sequence nucleotide sequence tgaACCTAGGAAGTGGGTAGTAGTATTTGaggttgggttttatttatttattttaaaagttttgggttttgtttcctcGCTGttctactctatttttaattggcaataaattaaattaatcttccccaaGTAGAGTCTGGTTTGCCATGACTGTAATTGGTAAGCaatctccttgtccttatcttgatCCATGAGCTTTTCCaccttattttcttatttttcctgtcctgtTGAGGGGACTGAGAAAGCAGCTAGGTGGGgatctggcagccagccaaggttaacCTACCACAGCATCTATAATGAAGGTGACTGTCACATAACTAAGAAACTTATGTGCTGTAGCGCTAGATCAGAAAATCTGATTCAAGAAGTTCATAGATAAAAGCAATACAGCAATCTTGGAATATCAGTCACCAACAGCTTCTCTTCAAGCTGATCTGTTTACCAAAAGTGTATTCTACTTTCCCAACATTGCTACCTTTCTAAAAAAACTAAGATTTTCCACAAGACTTGCTCTTCTGCTCCctgactttttcttccttgggcTTTCTTCCATTAATTGCCGACCCTTTCACACCAGGACTGTTGAAGGAGCTGAGTTAAGCTCTCCCTTGAGGATTCAGGAAGCCCAAAGGGGTGCGGGAGGATGAGCCACATCCCACTGCCCAAGCCCTGCCCAAGACAGCCGGCCCCACTCACCCCCCACGGTGACAGGCGGCCTGCTCACCAGCCGCTGGCCCAGCCAGACACCACACCCGACCAAGCCGTGCTATTTTAGACAACTCCGAGGGCTCTCGGCCCGATTTATGGTGCCACCGATAGAGCTCACACGGGACCCACCTCCACAGGTTCCCCACCCAAAGCGTGGAAGAGGAAATAAGTGATATTGCAGCAAACGATCCCCCCAGGGTTCACCCGAGGACAAGCAGCTCCCTcaagccccgcccccccccccccccgcgcgcACCCGCGGCTTGCCTGTGTGCACTCGGTAGTGGGCTTTCAAGTGGGAAGACTTCCCGTAGACCTTGCCGCAGCCGTTGTAGGGGCACTTATGCCGCTTCTCACCCGCCAACTTCCCCTTGGGGGGCACGGCGTCGCACAGGTGAGGGGGCTGCCCCAGCGCCAAGTTGCGTGCCAGGCTCAACCCCAGCTCTGGCGCTGTGGTCGTGTCACTGTCAGAGCCAACATCCTCGTCTGGGCTCTCCACGTTGCCGCTGCAGACggaggggacaggcaggggccGGTACTTGTTCAGCTCCAGGAGGCTCTTGGCGATGGTCACCAAGGTGCAGTAGTCCTTCCAAGTGTCACAAGGGTCACACAGCTCCTTTCTCACCTGCTCCTCGCCCGGCACTTTCAACTGTGCCGCTTCGGGTATGGCAGAGCGGTTGGAGATGGACACCAGGCACTGGGCAGCTACAAAGTCCATGTAGGCAATGGCTGACATGGTATGGGAGCAGCCCAGCCACTGCCATGCACAGTCCCACTCCCACTGCCAGCTGCGCTCCGCCAAGTCCCCGGGCAGCACAGGGCACCTCAATACACTCCCTTGGGGCCTGCCACGCTGTCACACCAGGTGCTGCAAGCCATGGTCCGCCAACCGCTGGGGGGGTCAGTCCAGTATTGGGCAGCGTGCTGCTGGGACGAGTCTTAGAGATACAGCTGCCGGAGCTGACCTCAAGTAGTTCACTGGGggatatttaataaaagaaaacgcgaggggaaaaaaaaaaaatcaagctgccCCCAGGGCTCGCCTTTCACACACACCCACCCTCCCAAGACAATATTCAGCAGATAGAGGGCAATGCTGAGGGACAGCGGCGAACGCCAAAACGCGACCGCTAGTAGAAACTGCTGGCTGCCCTGCGCACTCCTGCTCAGGGACAGCCGCGCCGAATCCCTTTACGTTAGATTCGGAGGAGGAGCCGCCGGAGCAGCCAGAGCCACCGCCCATCGGCCAACAAACAGCTCAAGTCAACCCTGTTTACCTTGCCTCTTTCACTCAGATGAGCCTTCTTACATGGAGGGTGTGTCCACCATGCGACAGACCCACCAATCCCTGTGCTCTTTCCCCAGACCGCGTGCTACTCTGGGTGCCTTGGCGCGCCCGTTTAAAAGGGCGATGATGGGAGAGAAGCGGGATCTACGTCTCCCTCGCTGCAGCCTCCCCGACGATTCGCACCACCGACCCCGCGCCCTCCTACGTGAGGGGTGCGCGGTCCTGCCGGCAAGTCTGCGGGGGGCCGCCGGAGCGGTCGGCGCCGCTGGTGCCGCGCGGCATCGAAAGGGTTAAGTATCTCGCTTGAAGTCCTACAGTCCCAGCAACCAGCCGGCTAATGAAAAGTGAGTCGGCTGATGTCACTGCCAAGGGCTCGGCTAATCAGAGCGAGGTTTGGAAGGGTGTGCAACGCTTGTAAATCCAGCGGGCCGGCCACGGCCCTGAGGGCTAAGCGGCTCGCTCAAGTGCTCCAAAACTTCCAGCCGACTCTTCTGTAAAACTAGCAGGCCTTCTCTCCACCCAATACAAGAAAGCACAAGTTTAGGGCAATGTAAAATTACTTAATGAGTAACTTTTGTATGCATTCATATGTGTGTTTTTAATCAACTTCCCGACTTTCCATCTGGAGGAATCTTGTTGAGTCTCATTCTTccctgccaggaaaaaaagcagctataCCACAGGCAGCTCTGTATCTCCTTGAGGAAACAAGGTCAGcgcaagtttttttttttgaatgaaccTGCTGCTGCACACACATTCCCTCACAGAGAGCTGCAAGAGATTGCTCAGGTCGCTGTGCAGTGGATATGAAGTAAAACAGGTCCATGGTGCATGGGCCATTCCCTGGCACCCTTTGGCATACCTAAACCTTATGTAAAGGATCAAAAGTCACACTTATATCATCActgaaagagaggaggagggctCCAGTCTGTTGCCAGTATAGTAGGGTTGGGCAGAGTGGACTACTTCCTCTGTTAACAGAGgaggtaaaaaaattaaaaaacctcagTAGTCTCCACAAGTCTGTTGTGGGGAAAGTTTCTTCCTGAACAAATGGTTGGTAACTGGTTCAACCCAAAGTGCATGGGAAAAACTACAAATTGGATATCTGaggaatattttaatgtacttttGCATCCTACCTTGCATCCCTCTTCCAGTCCTATTGTAgcaaaaaagataggcctgtaaagaaggcctacttatatgtgataagaaactattcattattactttaggtagaaggctaacgattcttagaatgagcacctgctacacatcatgataaaaaggaggagctacaagacacttcaaggtccttatgtacatacttttcagaaagggaggacactaatcgcctccaggagcatccttatcttcctgaggcatatagcaaacaattaccaacactgaagtattgagaaactaggggaaaggtaacttgggccagggtccccacgaccaccaacccataagccccctacccaaattgtaccacctactcaaaagatagaggcggagaaaggaactgagcatgcgttctagtttgcatactaggcaaagaaatatgaaccaattattgtaatggggagtgtaccactttgtaatctttgtaacatttgtgtataaatatgacaagagaaccagccttaggtgtgcctgattagaggaactatcctcctgacacccagcgctgcaataaaaggaaatgcctgcttcttaatgctaaattggtgttaaggagttttcttttattcctgaatTTCGGTGACACTATGCTTCACAGGAATAAAAGAAGCTTCCCTCCCACCAATGCCATTTCACATATCTCCCTTTCAAAGCCCCCAAGCCCAAGAAGTCAAGTTTTGCaacagtgcaggaaaaaaaaggtacttcCTGGGCCCTGCAAACaatcagggagaaaaaaaaaaacagtgtgtAGGACTTTAGGACTTTAATATAGATTCAGTGTAAGAAACAGGAATCCAGTTTCCTTTCAAAGCCCcttaaagaaattcaaacaCTTGGTAACATGACTTATTTCAGAGAAGTGCAAGAAAGCCAGTGGCAAAATAGTATGCCTTTAGGTATATGCTTATTTGTAATACCTGTTTTGCATCATCCATTGAAATATGAGCTGAGAGCACTCCATGACACTGAGAACTCAGCAGTCATTGTCCAGTCTCAATCTGTCTAGTCATGCATTCATCTTCATCTTGTTTTTTTGTAGCTGTCAAAATGCTTGAGTGTCTTGAGGGGATCTGAACAACTCGTCAgataacaaaacaaatcaaggGTTGTTTATTGGGATTTTCAGGACTCAGTCATTAAACTAGTCTTTTCTGTCTGTGAGACTCTACATGCTGTTAAAGTTATCACCTGCTTTTGCTACTGTGTGGTGAGCAGCCAAACTCCCACTAAgctgctctctccctcctcttcctcaacagcacagggggagaaaatagaatgaaaaaacttgtgggtcaagacaAAGACTGGAAGATTGCTTATAAGataccatcacaggcaaaccAGACTTgattggggaaaattaatttaatttattgccaactaaaatagatttggatagtgaaaaacaaagacaaaaaatttaaaacacaacCTTCCCCCCATCCTCcatttcccaggctcaacttcattcccaaCTCCTCTATCCACCCCATGGTGCGGGGAGAATGGGAGGTGGGGGATTATGGTCAGTACataacagttcctctctgctgctccttcctcctcacacttttccccttctccagtgtgggtcctttccatgggctgcagtccaGCCAGGAAAaatctgctccagcgtgggttctccatgggccacaattccttcaggaaatatccAAATGCTCTACCATGGtctcttccacaggctgcaggggaatacCTGCTCCAGTGCCATGGAGTACCTcatccccctccttcttctccgACCTTGGTGTTCACgctgctgtttctcactctccccccactcctcttcctctgcctgtgtggtgttttttgccctttcttaaatatgttttcacagaggcaccaccaACTTTTCTGATTGGCTCCTCTCTGGCCTGCAGTGGGTCTATTGTGGACTCAGCTGTGTCCAGCACAGGGCAACTCCTGActtcttctcacagaggccacccttgcagcccctccccccccaacctTGCCACATACACCCAGTACAATACTGTTGCTCAGTAGCATTATTCAGTTCACTTTTTATCcttctgagaaaacaaaatgtatgtTGCCATGCTACCTGTCCACctgtctttctgtttatttggcTCATAATACCTCTGAGCCCATTAGCCAGTTTCAAGTGAATTTCATATTGAAGATATGAACTTCCTTCAAATTTAGTGAAAATAGATGTtaagcagaaaagagagaaaccCCTTTAGTACCTTCACTGAGGACATACTTGAAGTATGAGCTTGCTCTTTATTAGACATTCAGATATCTTGACAAGAGCCCACACTTTGGACATACACCATAGGAGACCAGGATTCCTTGATTCCACTGCTCAGGGGACTTTTATTAtcttataaaatgtttttactacTTTGTTGCCAATATAAGCCACAGTTAGCAAACAAAAGTAAGGTTGGTTAAAGTAGTTTCCTATCATCCAGAAAAGCTATCTTCTCTACCCAAATAACATATCCTTCACTTCCATCCATTCTGGCAAATATATAGGGCTTATAGTGTGCTGTCAGGGTTAACTGACTTTGACTCTATAAGAgtagaaggaaaattattttctggatcgagtactattaaaaaaaaagggagggaactTGCTATCATCCATAAACCATGAATACCAAGACATGAAGTATGTtagtttgtgtatttttctgtttctcaggtGTCAGGAGAGAGCATAATGGGGAAACACTCtgcctttgaaattatttgcataGGCATTTATAAAGCATTAATCAAAGTAAAACCAAGGTGCCTCTAAAATCTTTGTATAGATATAAAAGTACTCCTGTCAGGCAGAGGAGTTTTACTCTTCTTTTATCAGTGGTGAATTGAGGCCCAGCAAGACTGAGCTATCCATAACCCAAGGTCACTAAGGCCTTATAACAGGCAAAGAATCAATCAAACCTCAATTTCCTCAGTTTCCACTGCTTCAACCACAGACCATCCTTCCTTGCAAAAATACATAGGGCCCAAACTGTAAAGAGCTTTATAGATTGATTTACTCTCTTTGATGGAATATGGAAATAATTAGGAAGTGAGTAAAGAAtatgaaacagcatttctttcttcccacaagaaataaaaatgaatagatGTCAGCGATTTTGTACACTAGCTCATTAAATGTCTAGGTACAACCCCACGCAATAATAACCCTTTGCTATGGATAATTGGTGTAAGGCTGAAATCATTTAGCATATCatagctggggggggggaaacctaAAACAAATGAACTAGTGGTTCCATCTGTTATTGGATGATCTGTAAGTTGATGAAAATCAAATAGAAAACATGAATAGAACAATTTGTCTAACAAGGAAGCCATCAAGAGATGAAGGCCAGTTTTACCCCATTCTTTGAGCATTTTTCGCAACTGATCCTGCATCTGTTGGTCTCCGGTGCTTACAAGGCACTAGGCAGAAGAACAGGCCCTGTTATCCAGATCTGATCAGAAAGGGGTACAGAATGGGTTGTTGTTCATGTACCACtaatactgtaaataaatatgGCATGTTCTCTGTAGTACCAGTGTCTAAacccttctctttccttaagAGGGGCAATAACATTTTCCACTGAGAGCTGACCTCCTGGTTCATTAAATTGGATATAAGGAACATAGTTTCAAGTTGCAGTTTTGTCAGCTTTTTAATAGCACTTCCAGAACTTCTTTGGCTGACGCTGTCCAAAACTTGATAATAGGAAATGTCATAGTCTGTCTTCTACTGACATGAAAATGACTTCCCAGAGCTTGACTTGCTGAATCCAAATCTAATTGTCATGTTCATAAATACTCAGATATATACCTAGAAGAGATAACTCTGATTTCATTGAGCTGTCAAACAGAAGGAGCTATTCTGGTGAAAAGGATTTCACAGATGCTGTGCTGGTAGAGAAGaactaaaagcatttttcttcctaagaagCTGTTTGGAGAGAGGTAGGGAATCATTAAGTTTAACTCTGATGCACAGCAGGGTAACACAACAAATTCAATTCTTGGGATCAAATGTAACATGTAAACTGAGTCAGCTTGAGGTAATAGTGCAGGTGATGATGGGATACAGAGGAGAAGCATACTCAAAAACTTCAGACTCATGGCTCAGGACCACTAATAATAAAAGTTTTCACACTGTCTAGGCATAGCAGGATTGAGTTCATTCTCTTTCTCACTATCCcttgcctttcttctctctttgttCCACTATCTGTTACTACATCTAGCAGTACCTCACATCTAACCTCActactgcagaaatattttttcctgcagaaaactgTAGTTGAATTGTAGATTGCCATAATTATTCTTTAGGAATTATGTTATCTTGAGATATTTGGGACAAACTCATGTTTCTCTTAAGGCTGTTATTTTAGGTTTTCTGCAGGCTCGGAAAAATTACTTCATATTCATTTATACTGTTCAGGGAGAGAAGTCttaataagcaaaaaaacccaaaccaccttttttttgtctgttagcttgtttggttttaagctAACTCTTAGCATCTAGTTTAAAGGCTAGAAAATAATCTCTGATAAATTCCATAATGAGGAAGCATgctgaccttttaaaaataatttcaatatgCCTCCAAAAAAATTCATTCcctattaaagaaaataattatttttgatatATTTAGTAGTCCAAAGCTCTGAGACTCCAAATGGACTAGGTCCAAACATCACTTAGTAAGTGATGTTAGCAGAATTTGATTCTTCGAGATGGTTTCAAAATGACCACAATTACTttctaaataacattttatacaCACAGTGAAATGGGATTATGCTTGTAAACTCCTTTGTCTCCAGATGATCATGGATAGGGGCCATAACCTGGATTTGACTGTAGTGGTGAtaatatttggattttatttcagaacatcCATTTAATCAATAGCtcagtttttaattaataacaaaactattttttgcaatatttagACTATATTTGGATGATCATACATAGCTTCTTTATGTGATCAAACATAGCTTGTTTAAAcccaataaaaaagaaagatggggCACTTTCAGGACCAAGTGGCACTCACTTGTCAAAGTCTAGAGTCCAAATTCAACTTGCTGTTTATGGCCTCAAACCAGCTTCTCATTGACAGGTGTTCGCCTTCTACACTGGCCACACATATAGGAATATAGCATAACTGGCATCTCCTCCTCAGGAGCAGCTACTTTGTTCAGGTTTGAGGTCATTAGCAGAAGTTTTTGAGGAGGCTGCTTGTTCTCTGACCCAGAGGAAAGTCACATTAATAGGAGCTATCTGTTACAAAGggcataaaagaaaaagatggtgACCCCCAAGATGAATGAGAAAAGAATGGATTAGGACTCAGATCACAGCAAGAGAGTCAAGCTTCAATGGCTAACAGGGAGACATCACAGGGGTGCAGCAGAAGGGAAGtagcaaagaggaaaatgaaaagtgagaTTCAGGCACATGTAAGAAGGAGAACAACAAGTTTGCTTGTTCACCtatgtgaaagaaaaggtaatCCTATATGTGGTACCTATGTTTTTCCTATAAGAAAGATGTGTACAGGTTCTGTGAAAGAGGAGAGGTCATGATGGGAGCAGAGTTCGTTATTATttctgagaatttaaaaaaaatttactatttggaaaaccagaagtttttcttcagagtaaaaaacaaaccagtcctccttctctccaccacccctcaccctgcccccccccaatctCCTACATTCTGATCCTGACCTTAATGTTACCCTAAAAAGTTGTGACACTTTTTGCTTGGAGAAAAAGCACAGTACACAAGTACCTGTCAAGAATGATTGAAGAGACTTGCAGCCTACATGAGCACTGAAGTTTTTGTGTTCCAAAGGCCTCTTCATGTAAATGACCTTAGTGCTGCTGTGACTGAGAAGCCTTTTCTTCAACAAAAGAGTGTATAAAGGCATAAAGGAGTCAGTCATTTTACTTCAAACTTTGTTCAGTTGCTCCCTTGGGCTCTTTTACAGAGTGCAgaaatttcttctctgctggtGCCTTC carries:
- the LOC142599213 gene encoding Krueppel-like factor 9 is translated as MSAIAYMDFVAAQCLVSISNRSAIPEAAQLKVPGEEQVRKELCDPCDTWKDYCTLVTIAKSLLELNKYRPLPVPSVCSGNVESPDEDVGSDSDTTTAPELGLSLARNLALGQPPHLCDAVPPKGKLAGEKRHKCPYNGCGKVYGKSSHLKAHYRVHTGERPFPCTWPGCLKKFSRSDELTRHYRTHTGEKQFPCPLCEKRFMRSDHLTKHARRHTEFHPSMIKRTKKSSSL